Part of the Sporosarcina sp. FSL K6-2383 genome is shown below.
AAATGATATTGGTTTAAGCAACGAAGGTGCAGTTGCAGGTGCAGAATATATTCAATCATGGTATAGCGAAGGCTTGTTCCCTAAAGGAATCATTGGAGATACTGGCGGTTCGGCGAAAGATGGTCTTTTCAATGAAGGAAAAGTGGCTTCCGTTATGGATGGTCCTTGGGCTTTCCAAGGTATGACTGACGCTGGAATCGACATTGGAGTTGCGGCTATGCCAACGCTTCCGAATGGCGAACATATGAAGACATTTATGGGCGTGAAGGGCTGGCATGTAACATCCTTTACAGAGCATGAATATTGGGCAACAAAACTAATCGAGTGGTTGACAAACGAGGAAAATGCAAAAATTCGCTTTGAAACAACTCAAGAAATTCCACCTATCAAAACATTGATCGAAGATCCAATTATTGCTGAAAATGAAGGTGCTAAAGCAGTTGCACTTCAATCTCAGTATGCGGTACCAATGCCAAATATCCCAGAGATGGGCGAGGTTTGGGAACCGGTTGGCTCTGCTTTACAGGTAATTGCTACAGGGAAATCAGAACCACAAGCTGCGATGGATGATGCAGTTAAAACAATCAGTACGAATATTGAAACAAATCACCCAAGTGAATAACAATAGCATAAGTGTGTTCAGTAGATGATAATCATCAGAAGGAGGGAGTCAGTTCGATCCCTCCCTACTAGACTAACTTATCCCGGAGCCAATAGAGCTAGACAATGATAGTAGGTGAAGGCATGTTTCCATTTTGGAAGCATGGCTTTGCCTATCTATAGGTTTCAAGGCAAACGGTTGCACCAAGAATGGCATTGATTTTATTCATAGGAAAGAAGGAGGCAGTATATGCGATGGATACCAAAGTTGTAACAAAACACAAACGAAACGCTAGTTTATTATCAATTATTCCAGGTTTCGGACAATTTTATAATAAGCAGTACATGAAAGGAATCATCCTTTTCGTTTTAGCAGCGGCATTTTTTAGTAGCTTTTCACAAACTTTGAACTGGGGTTTTTGGGGATTAATCACATTAGGAACGATTCCAAAGCTCGACCATTCTATTTTTTTACTCATTGATGGCATTATCGCGTTACTTGTAGCTACAATTGGCCTTGGTATTTATGCATTCAATTTGTATGATGCATATACAAATGGAAAAAAGCGAGATGAAGGATTTACGTTAAATGGTGTAAGGGAGCAGTACCATAATCTATTGGATTCAGGTTTTCCGTATTTAATGATTTCACCTGGTTTTTTATTACTGATTTTTGTCGTTATTTTCCCAATCATTTTTGTTATTTTACTATCTTTTACGAACTATGATTTATATCATACACCGCCTGCTAAACTAGTAGATTGGATAGGAATCCAGAACTATATTGATATTTTTGCATTGGATTTGTGGAGAACAACTTTTTTTGGTGTGCTTGGCTGGACAATTGTTTGGACGTTTGGAGCAACTACATTGCAAGTTGCCATAGGAATCTTTTTAGCTGTTTTGGTTAACCAAAAGGATTTGAAAGGTAAGGCGGTTTTCCGTACAATCTTGATTCTTCCTTGGGCAGTACCGGCGTTTATATCCATTATGGTTTTTTCCGGCATGTTCAATGAATCCTTCGGTGTGATCAATACGGGTATATTAAATTTCCTTGGAATTGATGCTATACCTTGGATGACCGAAGAATTATGGACTCGTGTTGCCTTGATTATGATTCAATCATGGTTAGGTTTCCCATTCATTTTTGCGATGACGACTGGAGTGCTTCAGTCAATTCCGAATGAATTATACGAGGCTTCAAACGTTGACGGGGCATCGATTTGGCAGAAGTTCCGCAATATTACTTTGCCGATGGTACTGTATGCGACTGCACCGATTCTTATTACGCAATATACGTTTAACTTCAATAACTTCAATGTCATCTTCCTCTTTAATGGTGGAGGACCTGCGTTACCAGGGCAAAACGCTGGAGGAACCGACATTTTAATA
Proteins encoded:
- a CDS encoding sugar ABC transporter permease — protein: MDTKVVTKHKRNASLLSIIPGFGQFYNKQYMKGIILFVLAAAFFSSFSQTLNWGFWGLITLGTIPKLDHSIFLLIDGIIALLVATIGLGIYAFNLYDAYTNGKKRDEGFTLNGVREQYHNLLDSGFPYLMISPGFLLLIFVVIFPIIFVILLSFTNYDLYHTPPAKLVDWIGIQNYIDIFALDLWRTTFFGVLGWTIVWTFGATTLQVAIGIFLAVLVNQKDLKGKAVFRTILILPWAVPAFISIMVFSGMFNESFGVINTGILNFLGIDAIPWMTEELWTRVALIMIQSWLGFPFIFAMTTGVLQSIPNELYEASNVDGASIWQKFRNITLPMVLYATAPILITQYTFNFNNFNVIFLFNGGGPALPGQNAGGTDILISWIYKLTMTSGQYGKAAAITMLLSLIVIVVALWQFKRTNSFKEEDMM